A genome region from Musa acuminata AAA Group cultivar baxijiao chromosome BXJ3-5, Cavendish_Baxijiao_AAA, whole genome shotgun sequence includes the following:
- the LOC135581279 gene encoding TNF receptor-associated factor homolog 1a-like isoform X1 has translation MAGTITEDHGMSLRYSATEGMLSEQRCLSGDSITEWRSREQFENGAPSTSPPYWDTDDDDDCGPKPSELYGKHTWKIENFSTINKRELRGDAFEIGGYKWFILVYPQGCDVCNHLSLFLSVANHEKLLPGWSHFAQFTIAVVNKDPKKSKYSDTLHRFWKKEHDWGWKKFMELSKVYDGFVVADTLVIKAQVQVIREKADRPFRCLDCQYRRELVRVYLSNVEQICRHFLEERIGKLSKFVEDKVRWPSFRAFWSETDPNARQHMSRDKTDAILKVAVKHFFIEKEVTSTLIMDSLYSGLKALEFQSKNMNGRDKSVDLEELPAPMVHVDKDLFVLADDVIVLIERVVSDSLSHQPLPSKDDKCLQNRIKDGSSGDEFNKASIERDERRLMELGRRTIEIFVLVHIFSSRIEVSYQEAVALKRQEELIREEEAAGQAENELKSKRGVTEKEKRAKKKQAKQKRNSRKGKERGKDERCNQVPERLQQETPSEERISDSFLQQEIPSVERISDSFPSERVELVTEKIGTLEDASDVSDTGDDVIEVLQPGSNDRDSSPSNWDIDTSETHLAAEASVSDVQNGQSEKRSQSAMDDSSSTCSTDSVPSVTMSGPYKGSTLQSNNNIQSRNRGKGRNEETHERMGLTNGGHIPRSETTLVDGHSHDVTGSKVSRPESEASVFSLKGEMQRLEKNLAEKEEVSLQKKLTPNDQVDSEKHSSSPSLGKKISNIPQQPKQLSVITTSVAVSTTATISVEPTSSKEQPSSSAAQTDKVPAIASRSPPIVSSIHSEALKQNTQAKINGPHQFNATSRPYSAPLIPAPRPTVPIPSAVQAVPLLSRSVSAAGRLGNDPSPTAPSFVPQSYRNAIIGKRGSCLNDDTTSCSQSVAYSHSPSMFLSSTSMLPPQTPTRMDHPSLRHGLTFGCLKPEVVHSQHLGRGDDSYHESSSSSSQSFGSSLGDNMGKLNVYGKSLAQKYPAESASRVTPYHVQGTVGDEFPHLDIINDLLDDEQNVGRTARSPQYAFSRQFSFPGNLSSADTGSLGSSGQFEQLDQYYDEGFHRGYGASNNPPEGLRDGRMQQMDLLAYANRQFDGLMRNQQPYGITDLSMLGLRDADVNGYSYQLQDYFARGGNGYLYRP, from the exons ATGGCCGGAACTATtacagaggatcatgggatgagccTTAGGTATTCAGCCACAGAGGGAATGTTGAGCGAGCAGCGTTGCCTGTCGGGTGATTCAATTACAGAATGGCGGTCTCGTGAGCAGTTCGAGAACGGGGCACCTTCCACTTCACCCCCATATTGGGATACTGACGACGATGATGATTGTG GGCCAAAGCCGTCTGAGCTCTATGGAAAACATACATGGAAGATTGAGAATTTCTCAACAATCAACAAAAGAGAATTGCGAGGTGATGCATTTGAAATTGGTGGTTACAAGTG GTTCATTTTGGTCTACCCACAGGGTTGTGATGTCTGCAATcatctttctttgtttctttctgtTGCTAATCATGAGAAACTTCTGCCAG GTTGGAGTCATTTTGCACAGTTTACGATAGCTGTAGTTAACAAAGACCCAAAAAAATCAAAGTACTCTG ATACATTACACAGGTTTTGGAAGAAGGAACATGATTGGGGTTGGAAAAAATTCATGGAGTTGTCAAAAGTTTATGATGGCTTTGTTGTCGCTGACACTCTTGTTATCAAAGCCCAAGTTCAAGTTATTAG GGAGAAAGCAGATCGACCTTTCCGTTGTCTTGATTGCCAATACAGAAGGGAACTGGTTCGAGTGTATTTGTCAAATGTAGAGCAAATTTGCCGTCATTTTCTGGAAGAAAGAATAGGCAAGCTTAGCAAATTTGTTGAAGATAAAGTCAGGTGGCCCAG TTTTCGTGCTTTTTGGTCAGAAACCGATCCAAATGCGAGGCAGCACATGTCAAGAGACAAAACAGATGCTATATTGAAAGTTGCTGTCAAGCATTTTTTCATAGAGAAAGAAGTTACATCAACTTTAATTATGGATTCTCTATACAGTGGGCTGAAAGCTCTTGAATTCCAGAGCAAGAACATGAATGGAAGAGATAAATCAGTAGACTTAGAGGAATTACCAGCTCCTATGGTACATGTTGATAAAGATTTGTTTGTGTTGGCTGATGATGTAATCGTTTTGATCGAAAGAGTTGTATCAGATTCATTGTCTCATCAGCCTTTGCCTTCAAAAGATGACAAGTGTTTGCAGAACCGTATAAAG GATGGAAGTTCTGGAGATGAATTTAACAAGGCTTCTATTGAGCGAGATGAAAGGCGACTTATGGAGCTGGGTCGCAGGACTATTGAAATTTTTGTCCTGGTTCACATATTCAG CAGTAGGATCGAAGTTTCCTACCAGGAGGCTGTTGCTTTAAAGAGGCAGGAGGAGCTTATTCGGGAGGAAGAAGCAGCTGGCCAAGCTGAAAATGAGCTTAAGTCTAAGCGTGGTGTTACTGAAAAGGAAAAGCGTGCAAAGAAAAAACAG GCTAAACAGAAGCGTAATAGTCGCAAAGGTAAAGAGAGAGGAAAGGATGAGAGGTGTAATCAAGTACCGGAAAGACTTCAACAGGAAACTCCATCGGAAGAAAGGATTTCAGATAGCTTCCTCCAACAGGAAATTCCATCAGTAGAAAGGATTTCAGATAGCTTCCCTTCTGAGCGGGTAGAATTGGTTACTGAAAAGATTGGTACCCTGGAAGATGCATCTGACGTGTCTGACACTGGAGATGATGTCATTGAGGTTCTGCAACCGGGATCAAATGACAGAGATTCCAGTCCTAGTAATTGGGATATAGATACATCAGAAACTCATCtggccgctgaagctagtgtcagCGATGTACAAAATGGGCAAAGTGAAAAGAGGAGCCAATCTGCAATGGACGACAGCTCCTCAACATGCTCAACTGATTCAGTCCCCTCTGTTACCATGAGTGGACCATACAAAGGAAGCACTTTACAAAGCAACAACAATATCCAGTCTCGCAACAG AGGAAAAGGTCGGAATGAGGAAACACATGAACGGATGGGTTTAACTAATGGTGGGCATATTCCACGATCTGAAACAACTCTTGTTGATGGCCATTCACATGATGTCACTGGCAGCAAGGTCTCACGACCTGAATCAGAGGCCAGTGTATTCTCCCTAAAGGGTGAGATGCAGCGGCTTGAGAAAAATCTAGCTGAAAAG GAGGAAGTTTCTCTTCAAAAGAAGCTAACTCCCAATGATCAGGTTGATTCAGAGAAACATTCTTCTTCACCTAGCCTTGGTAAAAAGATATCCAACATTCCTCAGCAGCCTAAGCAGTTGTCTGTGATAACCACCTCCGTGGCTGTTTCCACCACTGCCACCATCTCAGTGGAGCCAACATCTTCTAAAGAGCAACCATCAAGCAGCGCTGCACAAACTGACAAGGTTCCAGCTATTGCATCAAGATCACCCCCAATTGTGTCCAGTATTCACTCTGAAGCTCTGAAGCAAAACACACAAGCAAAGATTAATGGTCCACACCAATTCAATGCAACATCAAGGCCTTATAGTGCTCCTCTCATCCCAGCACCAAGGCCTACTGTGCCCATTCCTTCCGCAGTTCAAGCAGTACCTCTACTTTCACGCTCTGTGAGTGCAGCTGGTCGATTAGGCAATGATCCTTCTCCAACTGCCCCAAGTTTCGTTCCACAGTCATATAGAAATGCCATAATTGGTAAAAGGGGATCttgtttaaatgatgatactacaTCCTGCAGCCAAAGTGTTGCTTATTCGCATTCTCCATCAATGTTTTTATCATCTACATCTATGCTTCCACCTCAGACTCCTACAAGGATGGACCATCCATCACTTCGGCATGGATTGACCTTTGGTTGCCTTAAGCCTGAAGTAGTCCACAGCCAGCACCTAGGGAGAGGAGACGACAGCTACCATGaatccagcagcagcagcagtcagAGTTTTGGCTCAAGTCTCGGGGATAACATGGGGAAGCTCAATGTTTATGGAAAATCACTTGCACAGAAATATCCAGCTGAGAGTGCCTCCAGGGTTACCCCATATCATGTCCAAGGGACGGTAGGGGATGAGTTCCCCCATCTTGACATCATCAATGATTTGCTAGATGATGAACAGAACGTTGGAAGGACAGCAAGAAGTCCCCAGTATGCCTTCAGTCGGCAGTTCTCCTTTCCGGGTAATTTGTCTTCCGCCGACACCGGGTCACTAGGTAGCTCTGGCCAGTTTGAACAACTGGATCAGTACTATGATGAGGGCTTCCATAGGGGCTACGGTGCATCCAATAACCCTCCCGAAGGGCTGAGGGATGGACGTATGCAGCAGATGGATCTTTTGGCCTATGCTAATCGACAGTTTGATGGACTGATGCGGAACCAGCAGCCTTATGGAATTACTGATCTATCGATGCTCGGCCTGAGGGATGCAGATGTGAATGGATACTCTTACCAGCTTCAAGACTATTTTGCAAGAGGCGGGAACGGATACTTGTACCGTCCTTGA
- the LOC135581279 gene encoding TNF receptor-associated factor homolog 1a-like isoform X2, which produces MAGTITEDHGMSLRYSATEGMLSEQRCLSGDSITEWRSREQFENGAPSTSPPYWDTDDDDDCGPKPSELYGKHTWKIENFSTINKRELRGDAFEIGGYKWFILVYPQGCDVCNHLSLFLSVANHEKLLPGWSHFAQFTIAVVNKDPKKSKYSDTLHRFWKKEHDWGWKKFMELSKVYDGFVVADTLVIKAQVQVIREKADRPFRCLDCQYRRELVRVYLSNVEQICRHFLEERIGKLSKFVEDKVRWPSFRAFWSETDPNARQHMSRDKTDAILKVAVKHFFIEKEVTSTLIMDSLYSGLKALEFQSKNMNGRDKSVDLEELPAPMVHVDKDLFVLADDVIVLIERVVSDSLSHQPLPSKDDKCLQNRIKDGSSGDEFNKASIERDERRLMELGRRTIEIFVLVHIFSRIEVSYQEAVALKRQEELIREEEAAGQAENELKSKRGVTEKEKRAKKKQAKQKRNSRKGKERGKDERCNQVPERLQQETPSEERISDSFLQQEIPSVERISDSFPSERVELVTEKIGTLEDASDVSDTGDDVIEVLQPGSNDRDSSPSNWDIDTSETHLAAEASVSDVQNGQSEKRSQSAMDDSSSTCSTDSVPSVTMSGPYKGSTLQSNNNIQSRNRGKGRNEETHERMGLTNGGHIPRSETTLVDGHSHDVTGSKVSRPESEASVFSLKGEMQRLEKNLAEKEEVSLQKKLTPNDQVDSEKHSSSPSLGKKISNIPQQPKQLSVITTSVAVSTTATISVEPTSSKEQPSSSAAQTDKVPAIASRSPPIVSSIHSEALKQNTQAKINGPHQFNATSRPYSAPLIPAPRPTVPIPSAVQAVPLLSRSVSAAGRLGNDPSPTAPSFVPQSYRNAIIGKRGSCLNDDTTSCSQSVAYSHSPSMFLSSTSMLPPQTPTRMDHPSLRHGLTFGCLKPEVVHSQHLGRGDDSYHESSSSSSQSFGSSLGDNMGKLNVYGKSLAQKYPAESASRVTPYHVQGTVGDEFPHLDIINDLLDDEQNVGRTARSPQYAFSRQFSFPGNLSSADTGSLGSSGQFEQLDQYYDEGFHRGYGASNNPPEGLRDGRMQQMDLLAYANRQFDGLMRNQQPYGITDLSMLGLRDADVNGYSYQLQDYFARGGNGYLYRP; this is translated from the exons ATGGCCGGAACTATtacagaggatcatgggatgagccTTAGGTATTCAGCCACAGAGGGAATGTTGAGCGAGCAGCGTTGCCTGTCGGGTGATTCAATTACAGAATGGCGGTCTCGTGAGCAGTTCGAGAACGGGGCACCTTCCACTTCACCCCCATATTGGGATACTGACGACGATGATGATTGTG GGCCAAAGCCGTCTGAGCTCTATGGAAAACATACATGGAAGATTGAGAATTTCTCAACAATCAACAAAAGAGAATTGCGAGGTGATGCATTTGAAATTGGTGGTTACAAGTG GTTCATTTTGGTCTACCCACAGGGTTGTGATGTCTGCAATcatctttctttgtttctttctgtTGCTAATCATGAGAAACTTCTGCCAG GTTGGAGTCATTTTGCACAGTTTACGATAGCTGTAGTTAACAAAGACCCAAAAAAATCAAAGTACTCTG ATACATTACACAGGTTTTGGAAGAAGGAACATGATTGGGGTTGGAAAAAATTCATGGAGTTGTCAAAAGTTTATGATGGCTTTGTTGTCGCTGACACTCTTGTTATCAAAGCCCAAGTTCAAGTTATTAG GGAGAAAGCAGATCGACCTTTCCGTTGTCTTGATTGCCAATACAGAAGGGAACTGGTTCGAGTGTATTTGTCAAATGTAGAGCAAATTTGCCGTCATTTTCTGGAAGAAAGAATAGGCAAGCTTAGCAAATTTGTTGAAGATAAAGTCAGGTGGCCCAG TTTTCGTGCTTTTTGGTCAGAAACCGATCCAAATGCGAGGCAGCACATGTCAAGAGACAAAACAGATGCTATATTGAAAGTTGCTGTCAAGCATTTTTTCATAGAGAAAGAAGTTACATCAACTTTAATTATGGATTCTCTATACAGTGGGCTGAAAGCTCTTGAATTCCAGAGCAAGAACATGAATGGAAGAGATAAATCAGTAGACTTAGAGGAATTACCAGCTCCTATGGTACATGTTGATAAAGATTTGTTTGTGTTGGCTGATGATGTAATCGTTTTGATCGAAAGAGTTGTATCAGATTCATTGTCTCATCAGCCTTTGCCTTCAAAAGATGACAAGTGTTTGCAGAACCGTATAAAG GATGGAAGTTCTGGAGATGAATTTAACAAGGCTTCTATTGAGCGAGATGAAAGGCGACTTATGGAGCTGGGTCGCAGGACTATTGAAATTTTTGTCCTGGTTCACATATTCAG TAGGATCGAAGTTTCCTACCAGGAGGCTGTTGCTTTAAAGAGGCAGGAGGAGCTTATTCGGGAGGAAGAAGCAGCTGGCCAAGCTGAAAATGAGCTTAAGTCTAAGCGTGGTGTTACTGAAAAGGAAAAGCGTGCAAAGAAAAAACAG GCTAAACAGAAGCGTAATAGTCGCAAAGGTAAAGAGAGAGGAAAGGATGAGAGGTGTAATCAAGTACCGGAAAGACTTCAACAGGAAACTCCATCGGAAGAAAGGATTTCAGATAGCTTCCTCCAACAGGAAATTCCATCAGTAGAAAGGATTTCAGATAGCTTCCCTTCTGAGCGGGTAGAATTGGTTACTGAAAAGATTGGTACCCTGGAAGATGCATCTGACGTGTCTGACACTGGAGATGATGTCATTGAGGTTCTGCAACCGGGATCAAATGACAGAGATTCCAGTCCTAGTAATTGGGATATAGATACATCAGAAACTCATCtggccgctgaagctagtgtcagCGATGTACAAAATGGGCAAAGTGAAAAGAGGAGCCAATCTGCAATGGACGACAGCTCCTCAACATGCTCAACTGATTCAGTCCCCTCTGTTACCATGAGTGGACCATACAAAGGAAGCACTTTACAAAGCAACAACAATATCCAGTCTCGCAACAG AGGAAAAGGTCGGAATGAGGAAACACATGAACGGATGGGTTTAACTAATGGTGGGCATATTCCACGATCTGAAACAACTCTTGTTGATGGCCATTCACATGATGTCACTGGCAGCAAGGTCTCACGACCTGAATCAGAGGCCAGTGTATTCTCCCTAAAGGGTGAGATGCAGCGGCTTGAGAAAAATCTAGCTGAAAAG GAGGAAGTTTCTCTTCAAAAGAAGCTAACTCCCAATGATCAGGTTGATTCAGAGAAACATTCTTCTTCACCTAGCCTTGGTAAAAAGATATCCAACATTCCTCAGCAGCCTAAGCAGTTGTCTGTGATAACCACCTCCGTGGCTGTTTCCACCACTGCCACCATCTCAGTGGAGCCAACATCTTCTAAAGAGCAACCATCAAGCAGCGCTGCACAAACTGACAAGGTTCCAGCTATTGCATCAAGATCACCCCCAATTGTGTCCAGTATTCACTCTGAAGCTCTGAAGCAAAACACACAAGCAAAGATTAATGGTCCACACCAATTCAATGCAACATCAAGGCCTTATAGTGCTCCTCTCATCCCAGCACCAAGGCCTACTGTGCCCATTCCTTCCGCAGTTCAAGCAGTACCTCTACTTTCACGCTCTGTGAGTGCAGCTGGTCGATTAGGCAATGATCCTTCTCCAACTGCCCCAAGTTTCGTTCCACAGTCATATAGAAATGCCATAATTGGTAAAAGGGGATCttgtttaaatgatgatactacaTCCTGCAGCCAAAGTGTTGCTTATTCGCATTCTCCATCAATGTTTTTATCATCTACATCTATGCTTCCACCTCAGACTCCTACAAGGATGGACCATCCATCACTTCGGCATGGATTGACCTTTGGTTGCCTTAAGCCTGAAGTAGTCCACAGCCAGCACCTAGGGAGAGGAGACGACAGCTACCATGaatccagcagcagcagcagtcagAGTTTTGGCTCAAGTCTCGGGGATAACATGGGGAAGCTCAATGTTTATGGAAAATCACTTGCACAGAAATATCCAGCTGAGAGTGCCTCCAGGGTTACCCCATATCATGTCCAAGGGACGGTAGGGGATGAGTTCCCCCATCTTGACATCATCAATGATTTGCTAGATGATGAACAGAACGTTGGAAGGACAGCAAGAAGTCCCCAGTATGCCTTCAGTCGGCAGTTCTCCTTTCCGGGTAATTTGTCTTCCGCCGACACCGGGTCACTAGGTAGCTCTGGCCAGTTTGAACAACTGGATCAGTACTATGATGAGGGCTTCCATAGGGGCTACGGTGCATCCAATAACCCTCCCGAAGGGCTGAGGGATGGACGTATGCAGCAGATGGATCTTTTGGCCTATGCTAATCGACAGTTTGATGGACTGATGCGGAACCAGCAGCCTTATGGAATTACTGATCTATCGATGCTCGGCCTGAGGGATGCAGATGTGAATGGATACTCTTACCAGCTTCAAGACTATTTTGCAAGAGGCGGGAACGGATACTTGTACCGTCCTTGA
- the LOC135581279 gene encoding TNF receptor-associated factor homolog 1b-like isoform X3, with the protein MFKIREKADRPFRCLDCQYRRELVRVYLSNVEQICRHFLEERIGKLSKFVEDKVRWPSFRAFWSETDPNARQHMSRDKTDAILKVAVKHFFIEKEVTSTLIMDSLYSGLKALEFQSKNMNGRDKSVDLEELPAPMVHVDKDLFVLADDVIVLIERVVSDSLSHQPLPSKDDKCLQNRIKDGSSGDEFNKASIERDERRLMELGRRTIEIFVLVHIFSSRIEVSYQEAVALKRQEELIREEEAAGQAENELKSKRGVTEKEKRAKKKQAKQKRNSRKGKERGKDERCNQVPERLQQETPSEERISDSFLQQEIPSVERISDSFPSERVELVTEKIGTLEDASDVSDTGDDVIEVLQPGSNDRDSSPSNWDIDTSETHLAAEASVSDVQNGQSEKRSQSAMDDSSSTCSTDSVPSVTMSGPYKGSTLQSNNNIQSRNRGKGRNEETHERMGLTNGGHIPRSETTLVDGHSHDVTGSKVSRPESEASVFSLKGEMQRLEKNLAEKEEVSLQKKLTPNDQVDSEKHSSSPSLGKKISNIPQQPKQLSVITTSVAVSTTATISVEPTSSKEQPSSSAAQTDKVPAIASRSPPIVSSIHSEALKQNTQAKINGPHQFNATSRPYSAPLIPAPRPTVPIPSAVQAVPLLSRSVSAAGRLGNDPSPTAPSFVPQSYRNAIIGKRGSCLNDDTTSCSQSVAYSHSPSMFLSSTSMLPPQTPTRMDHPSLRHGLTFGCLKPEVVHSQHLGRGDDSYHESSSSSSQSFGSSLGDNMGKLNVYGKSLAQKYPAESASRVTPYHVQGTVGDEFPHLDIINDLLDDEQNVGRTARSPQYAFSRQFSFPGNLSSADTGSLGSSGQFEQLDQYYDEGFHRGYGASNNPPEGLRDGRMQQMDLLAYANRQFDGLMRNQQPYGITDLSMLGLRDADVNGYSYQLQDYFARGGNGYLYRP; encoded by the exons ATGTTCAAAATTAG GGAGAAAGCAGATCGACCTTTCCGTTGTCTTGATTGCCAATACAGAAGGGAACTGGTTCGAGTGTATTTGTCAAATGTAGAGCAAATTTGCCGTCATTTTCTGGAAGAAAGAATAGGCAAGCTTAGCAAATTTGTTGAAGATAAAGTCAGGTGGCCCAG TTTTCGTGCTTTTTGGTCAGAAACCGATCCAAATGCGAGGCAGCACATGTCAAGAGACAAAACAGATGCTATATTGAAAGTTGCTGTCAAGCATTTTTTCATAGAGAAAGAAGTTACATCAACTTTAATTATGGATTCTCTATACAGTGGGCTGAAAGCTCTTGAATTCCAGAGCAAGAACATGAATGGAAGAGATAAATCAGTAGACTTAGAGGAATTACCAGCTCCTATGGTACATGTTGATAAAGATTTGTTTGTGTTGGCTGATGATGTAATCGTTTTGATCGAAAGAGTTGTATCAGATTCATTGTCTCATCAGCCTTTGCCTTCAAAAGATGACAAGTGTTTGCAGAACCGTATAAAG GATGGAAGTTCTGGAGATGAATTTAACAAGGCTTCTATTGAGCGAGATGAAAGGCGACTTATGGAGCTGGGTCGCAGGACTATTGAAATTTTTGTCCTGGTTCACATATTCAG CAGTAGGATCGAAGTTTCCTACCAGGAGGCTGTTGCTTTAAAGAGGCAGGAGGAGCTTATTCGGGAGGAAGAAGCAGCTGGCCAAGCTGAAAATGAGCTTAAGTCTAAGCGTGGTGTTACTGAAAAGGAAAAGCGTGCAAAGAAAAAACAG GCTAAACAGAAGCGTAATAGTCGCAAAGGTAAAGAGAGAGGAAAGGATGAGAGGTGTAATCAAGTACCGGAAAGACTTCAACAGGAAACTCCATCGGAAGAAAGGATTTCAGATAGCTTCCTCCAACAGGAAATTCCATCAGTAGAAAGGATTTCAGATAGCTTCCCTTCTGAGCGGGTAGAATTGGTTACTGAAAAGATTGGTACCCTGGAAGATGCATCTGACGTGTCTGACACTGGAGATGATGTCATTGAGGTTCTGCAACCGGGATCAAATGACAGAGATTCCAGTCCTAGTAATTGGGATATAGATACATCAGAAACTCATCtggccgctgaagctagtgtcagCGATGTACAAAATGGGCAAAGTGAAAAGAGGAGCCAATCTGCAATGGACGACAGCTCCTCAACATGCTCAACTGATTCAGTCCCCTCTGTTACCATGAGTGGACCATACAAAGGAAGCACTTTACAAAGCAACAACAATATCCAGTCTCGCAACAG AGGAAAAGGTCGGAATGAGGAAACACATGAACGGATGGGTTTAACTAATGGTGGGCATATTCCACGATCTGAAACAACTCTTGTTGATGGCCATTCACATGATGTCACTGGCAGCAAGGTCTCACGACCTGAATCAGAGGCCAGTGTATTCTCCCTAAAGGGTGAGATGCAGCGGCTTGAGAAAAATCTAGCTGAAAAG GAGGAAGTTTCTCTTCAAAAGAAGCTAACTCCCAATGATCAGGTTGATTCAGAGAAACATTCTTCTTCACCTAGCCTTGGTAAAAAGATATCCAACATTCCTCAGCAGCCTAAGCAGTTGTCTGTGATAACCACCTCCGTGGCTGTTTCCACCACTGCCACCATCTCAGTGGAGCCAACATCTTCTAAAGAGCAACCATCAAGCAGCGCTGCACAAACTGACAAGGTTCCAGCTATTGCATCAAGATCACCCCCAATTGTGTCCAGTATTCACTCTGAAGCTCTGAAGCAAAACACACAAGCAAAGATTAATGGTCCACACCAATTCAATGCAACATCAAGGCCTTATAGTGCTCCTCTCATCCCAGCACCAAGGCCTACTGTGCCCATTCCTTCCGCAGTTCAAGCAGTACCTCTACTTTCACGCTCTGTGAGTGCAGCTGGTCGATTAGGCAATGATCCTTCTCCAACTGCCCCAAGTTTCGTTCCACAGTCATATAGAAATGCCATAATTGGTAAAAGGGGATCttgtttaaatgatgatactacaTCCTGCAGCCAAAGTGTTGCTTATTCGCATTCTCCATCAATGTTTTTATCATCTACATCTATGCTTCCACCTCAGACTCCTACAAGGATGGACCATCCATCACTTCGGCATGGATTGACCTTTGGTTGCCTTAAGCCTGAAGTAGTCCACAGCCAGCACCTAGGGAGAGGAGACGACAGCTACCATGaatccagcagcagcagcagtcagAGTTTTGGCTCAAGTCTCGGGGATAACATGGGGAAGCTCAATGTTTATGGAAAATCACTTGCACAGAAATATCCAGCTGAGAGTGCCTCCAGGGTTACCCCATATCATGTCCAAGGGACGGTAGGGGATGAGTTCCCCCATCTTGACATCATCAATGATTTGCTAGATGATGAACAGAACGTTGGAAGGACAGCAAGAAGTCCCCAGTATGCCTTCAGTCGGCAGTTCTCCTTTCCGGGTAATTTGTCTTCCGCCGACACCGGGTCACTAGGTAGCTCTGGCCAGTTTGAACAACTGGATCAGTACTATGATGAGGGCTTCCATAGGGGCTACGGTGCATCCAATAACCCTCCCGAAGGGCTGAGGGATGGACGTATGCAGCAGATGGATCTTTTGGCCTATGCTAATCGACAGTTTGATGGACTGATGCGGAACCAGCAGCCTTATGGAATTACTGATCTATCGATGCTCGGCCTGAGGGATGCAGATGTGAATGGATACTCTTACCAGCTTCAAGACTATTTTGCAAGAGGCGGGAACGGATACTTGTACCGTCCTTGA